GGTGGTCAATGGCTTCACGGTATTGCCCAACACGAATAGGTTCGCTGAAGCCGGTCGGCCAAGGCCAAGGCATCGTCCACGTTATCGGGCGGTGCCTCTGCCGGGGCCACCTCGGGCAGAAATGAACGGATCAGGTCCAGCGCCACGGTTTCAGCGACACCATCGCCAGCCGCGTTTGCCGCTGCCGGCTTCGCCTGCTCGTTCCTGCCGAGCAACTTACATACCTCCCCTGATTGGGGGGAGGTCGGCACACCCGTGGCGAGGTGGTCGAAGCGTTCAGCCCTGGCCTTGGGTTCGGGGGTGACGGGAGGGCGCCGTCCAGGCGTCCGTTTTAGCAACGTCGGCGGCGCCAATGTAGGAGATGTATGGGGTTCTTGATTCTCAAGACCCCCGAAGGGTGCGCAAAGTTTTGTACCCTCCCCCCTTCGCACCCACAAGATACGGGCGGCTTCTTTCAAGACCCCTTTGAGTTGGTAGCTGTTGGCATCGTTGCGGTCGTATTCACGGCGGTTCTCGATCACGTCCAGCAGGCCGAGATCGCGCAACCTGGCCTCTGCCGCCCGCTGGGTGGATGGACGGACACCGGCCCGGTTCTCAAGCTCGGACCGGTACACGTCGAATTCGCCGCTGGCGCCACCCAGGAATAACAGCGCGTCGATCAGACAAACCTCGGCATCGGTCCATGGCCATTGCGTTTGGAGTTTCCACGGCCACCGTGCCCGCGCATGCGCGGCACGGCGCTGCTGGACCATGCGGCGCGATGGCCCACGCTGGCGCCTGGTGCAAACGACCGCGACCGGCCTGTCCTCCTGCTGGGAAGGCCGGTAACGTTCCAGGCTGGCGCCGATCAGAGCCGGCGCATGCTTCTTGCGCGCCTCGACAATAGCCGCTTCCAGCGTCCGGCTCTGCGAGCCCAACGCATGGGATGCGTGAAAGCTGGCCTCATACAGAGACCGCATGTACTCGGATTTATGCATCGCCCCTCCAAGGAGGAACGTGGATCAACATCACGACGGTAGAAAAAAGGGACGAGTTAACCCGTTCGGAAACCTCACGGTTTTCCGTTGACAGTGCGGCCTGCGTCGGGCTAAGAAAGATGTCGCCAAACAAGTTTTCTTAGCGCTTCGGCGCAGGTCGCTAATCCTCTGGGTTAGCGGCCTTTTTGCTTATGTCTTCTGGATATCCACGCCACTCCATTGCAAGCGTTACCTTGCGCTCCACAGTCGACTGTGCTAGGCTAGTCGATGGATTCGGCGTGTGAAGGGGCTGGTGGAGCCGAGGGGAATCGAACCCCTGACCTCCGCAGTGCGATTGCGGCGCTCTCCCATCTGAGCTACGGCCCCAGCGAGGTGGGGAAATTAGGGGATGGACGAAGGGCTGTCAAGGGTAGCGTCACCATCCTTTATCGGTGGTGGCGCGATCACTCCAGCCAAGTTAATATCCCTTATCGTATCGGGGCCGATTGGAATTTCCAGATGATCAAGAAGACCAGTAATGACCGCCGTTTTGATGATCGTCACCCCGGAACTGGACTGGTTATCCGCGTCGAGGATGCCGATATCGAGGTGCTGGATATTTCCATCGGCGGCATGAAGTTCCCCCTGCCAGCCGGACGCCGGACCTGGAAGGGTGAGGTGCTGGAATTCGAGATGGTGTCATCTCATTTTCCCGACATGCGCAAGGCCAAGGGCAAGGCGGATATTCGCGCCATTACCCCCAATTGGGTGGCCGTACAATTCGTTCGTCCGTCTTATGACCTGATGAAAATGGTCAGCCGCCACGTCGCCACGCTGCTGTGGGGCGATCGTCCCTACGGCTATTGATAAACCAAAGCGCCAAGGCCGGCGCGACCGGACACCACCGGAAAAATAGCAGGATCGTTAGGATCCGGCCTTAAGCTGATCGGCCTTTTGCCGCATCACCGCCAGCAGACTGTCCAGCTTGCCGCCTTGGCTCGACAACACACCGCTGTAATCCGAGCGGTAGGTGACAATCATCGAGGCACCTTCGACAATGATGTCGACAACGCGGAATGTCTCGCCATCCTTGCGCACCCGCCAGGAGACATTGATCGGCGCCAGATTATGGCGGCGAATCTGCGAAACCACCAACGAATCACCGCTGGCATCGGGTTCGACGCCAAAAATATCCAGGGTTTCGCCGGAATATTCCTTGAATCGGCGTGTCCAGGTATAGACCTGGATGTCCTCGAACAGCTTCTGGAATTCACCGCGCTGCTCAGCCGTGGTCGGAGGACGCCAATAGCGCCCCAGCACCAACTTGCTGATTTCCGGCAAGTCGAAGGTATTGACGAACAGATTGCGGAAGCGCAAAGCCCGCTCGGCGTCCGACAGATCCTTCACCGCCACCGTGTTCATGGCGGTATCGGCCAAATCTTGGATGAAGGAACGCGCTTTGACCTCAACGGCGAAAGCGATGGAGGGCACATGCAGGCAGGTCGCCGCAGCGACAGCACTCAGCAATAAAATCCGCCGGCTCAACATAATTAGCGCAGCCCCGTCGGATTGAGGGCATTCTTGACCTCGGCATTACGATTCTGCCGATAGGTCGAGCGCAAGGCCGAGTAATAATCCAGCGACGAACGCTCGATCTCGTCCAGCGGCGCCAGCAGACGTTCACGCTTTTCCAGGCCAGAGATTCCGGCGCGGGTCCACACCGGCCAGGAGCGGTCGATGTGATCCATGTACAGATTGAACGGATCGACCAGCCATTCGGTGGCGATGCCGACACCGTCACGGGGGTTGGACGGGCCCAGAATGGGCAGAACCAGATACGGACCCTCGCCAATGCCCCAAACAGCAAAGGTCTGGCCAAAATCTTCGTCGTGATAAGGGATGCCGCCGGGCTCGGCCACGTCAATCAGGCCAGCGATACCGAAGCCGGTGTTGAAGGCGAAACGCATCAGCGTCTGCATGGCGCGGTCGGGCTGACCTTGCAAGACGTCGTTAAAGAAGACCACCGGGGCCCGCAGATTACGGATGAAGTCACGCACCCGGTCCTTGCCGTATTGCGGCATGATGGCGCCATAGCCCTGGGCAATCGGCTTCAACAGCGCCTTATCGACAGCCTGGTTGAAGTCGAAGATGGCCCGGTTCATGGGCTCGAGCGGATCGTTGTTCTGATCCCACTCCATCATCGCCTCCTTGTCGTCGGCTGGCGGCGGGGTGGCACAGCCGGCAAGCAGGGCGATGGCGAAAAGGGGCGCGGCGAAGCGAGCGACGACGGAGCGGGGCATGAAGGCTGGCATCCTGCTTTCTAGACCTCAAGACTAATCCGAAACGCCCGGATCACCAGACGACAAGACTCCGCAGGTGCGGCTTCCTTGCACCATTGGAGGTAACACAGTCGGAAGGGAAACACCAGTAGGCACAAAACCGATGCTTTTTTCGTCATGGCGAAATGTTGCACGAATGACACACCGGGTCACCGGCAGCGCCGGATTCTGCTTTCCATAACGCATAAAGATATGTTTATATGTTTCTTGAATTTGGCGGAGGGCGTCGTGGACGACATTCTGGCGGCATTGCGGGCAGCGGCGGAGCCGACGCGTTTGCGTCTGCTGCGGTTGCTGGGCCATGGCGACCTGACGGTGTCGGAATTGACCCATATTCTGGGGCAAAGCCAGCCCCGGGTATCGCGTCATCTCAAGCTGATGTGTGAATCCGGCCTACTTGACCGTTTCCCCGAGGGGGCTTGGGTGTTTTACCGGGTCGCCGCCAAGGGGGCGGGGGCTGATCTGGCGCAGCGCCTGTTGTCCATGCTGCCCGCCGACGATGCCATGCTTGGCCTGGATCAGTCGCGCCTGGATGCCATCCGTGCCGCCCGCGCCACCCGCGCCCAGGATTACTTCACCGAGAATGCCGGGCGTTGGGACCAATTGCGCTCGCTGCACGTGGACGACAGCGAGGTCGAGCGCGCCCTGGTCGCCGCCCTCCGGGGCCGTCGTGTCGGCGACCTGGTGGATTTGGGTACGGGGACCGGGCGGGTGCTGGAAGTGCTGGCCCCGCACGTGGAGCGCGGCATCGGCATCGATCTGTCGCGTGAGATGCTGGCGGTGGCGCGGGCCAATCTGGAGCGCGCCGATCTGCGCCATTGCATGGTCCGTCAGGGCGACATCACCCAGGTGCCGTTGACGGCGGCATCGGCGGATGTGGTCACCATCCATCAGGTGCTGCATTATGCCGCCGACCCCGCCGCCGTGGTGGCCGAGGCTGCTCGTATCCTGCGCCCCGGCGGCGTGCTGCTGGTGGTGGACTTCGCCCCGCATGACCAGGAAATTTTGCGCGACCAGCACGCCCACCGCCGCCTGGGCTTCAGCGATGCCGAGGTCGGACAGTGGTTCAGCATCGCCGGGTTGCAGACCCGCCCGCCCGTGCGTCTGCCGGGCAAGCCCTTGACTGTGGTGCTGTGGAGCGCCGAAAAGAAAACGACAGGAGACCATCCGTGAACCTTCCCATCGCCGCCGCTTCGGCCAAGCCGGTCAGCGTTTCCTTTGAGTTCTTTCCGCCCAAGACGGAAAAGATGCAGGAAACCCTGTGGGAATGCGTCAAACGCCTGGAGCCTTTGGCCCCCAGCTTCGTCTCGGTGACCTATGGTGCCGGCGGCACCACGCGCGAACGCACCCACGACACCGTGGTCCGCATCGCCCGCGAAAGTTCGTTGAAGCCCGCCGCCCACCTGACCTGCGTCGGCCATTCCCAGGGCGAGGTCGACGACATCGCCCGGCGTTATTGGGACGAAGGCATCCGCCACATCGTCGCCCTGCGTGGCGACGCGCCGGAAGGATCGGGCGCCTATCAACCCACTCCCGGCGGTTATGCCTATGCCGTCGATCTGGTCAAGGGCTTGAAGCGCATCAACGATTTCGAGATCTCGGTTGCCGCCTACCCAGAAATGCACCCGGATGCCCCCAACGCGGACTTCGATTTGGACAATTTGAAGCGCAAGGTGGATGCCGGGGCGACGCGGGCGATCACCCAGTATTTCTTTGACGTCGACGTCTATCGCCGTTTCATCGACCGGGTGCGTGCCGCCGGCATCACCGTCCCGGTGCTGCCCGGCATCCTGCCGGTGACCAATTTCGCCCAGGTGCAGAAGTTCTCCGCCGCCTGCGGCGCCTCGGTGCCGGCATGGATGGCCAAGCTTTTCGAAGGCCTGGACAACGACCCGGAAACCCGCCGTCTGGTCGCCGCCACCGTTGCCGCCGAGCAATGTCGAGCCCTGGCCGCCGACGGCGTCACCGACTTCCATTTCTATACGCTGAACCGCGCCGATCTGGCTTATGCGATCTCGCATATCCTGGGGGTACGGCCCAAGGCCCAATAGAGGTTAAGACACGGATGGACACGGATAAACACGGATGGTTTATCCTGTTTCATCCGCGTCCATCCGTGTTCATCCGTGTCATTTATTTCCGGCGCAGCCGGGCTTGAGGATCGCATGACCAATATTCTCGACCATCTCCACCAGCGTGTTCTTTTGTGCGACGGCGGGACCGGCGCCCTGGTCCAGGCCATGAACCTGTCGGTGGACAAGGATTTCATGGGGCTGGAAAACTGCACCGACATCCTGGTGGAATCGCGCCCCGACGTGGTGCGCAACATCGCCATGCAGTATTTCAACGCCGGCGCCGACATGGTCGAGACCAACACCTTCGGCGCCAGCCCGATCACCTTGGCCGAGTTCGGCATCGCCGACAAAGCCTTCGACCTCAACAAGCGCGCGGCTGAAATTGCCCGCGAGGCGGCGGAAGAATTCAGCGATGGCCGGGCCCGTTTCGTCCTCGGTTCGGTCGGTCCCGGCACCAAGCTGCCCAGTCTGGGCCATATCGGCTATGACGAGTTGGAAGCGGCCTATGTGGTGCAATGCGCCGGCCAGATCGCCGGCGGCGCCGACGCCATCCTGATCGAGACCTGCCAGGACCCGTTGCAGATCAAGGCCGCCGTCAACGGCGCCAAGATCGCCCGCACGACTGCCGGCAAGGACACCCCCATCTTCGTCCAGGTGACGGTGGAAACCACCGGCACCATGCTGGTCGGCGCCGACATCGCCGCCGCCGCCACCGTGGTGCATTCCCTTGGCGTGCCGTCCCTGGGCCTCAACTGCGCCGCCGGCCCGCAGGAGATGCTGGAACACGTCAAGTATCTGGTGGAAAACTGGCCCGACCTGATTTCGTTGCAGCCCAATGCCGGCCTGCCCGAACTGGTCGATGGCCAGACCCGCTATCCTTTGTTGCCGGAAGAACTGGCGGTGTGGCACGAACGTTTCGTCGGTATGGGCGTCAACCTGCTGGGCGGCTGCTGCGGCACCACGCCGGCCCATATCGGTGCCACCCATCAGATGTTGCAGCGGATCGGCGCCGGCTATCGCCCCAATCCGGTCAAGCGCAGCGTCCATTGGGTGCCGGCGGTGGCATCGTTGTATTCCCAGGTGACATTGCGCCAGGAAAACGCCTTTCTCGCCATCGGCGAGCGGTGCAACGCCAACGGCTCGAAGAAGTTCCGCGATTTGCAGGATGCCGAGGATTGGGACGGCATCGTCGCCATGGCGCGCGAGCAGGTCAAGGAAGGCAGCCACACCCTTGACGTCTGCACCGCCTTCGTCGGCCGCAAGGAAGTGGCCGACATGACCCAGGTGGTGACCCGCCTGCGCGGCGCGGTGACCACGCCCCTGGTCATCGATTCCACCGAACTGCCGGTGCTGGAAGCGGCGCTCAAGCTTTATGGCGGCAAGGCCATCTTGAACTCCATCAATTTCGAGAACGGCGAGGAAGACGCCGCCGACCGCCTGAAGCTGGCCAAGAAATTTGGCGCGGCGGTGGTGGCGCTGACCATCGACGAAGAGGGCATGGCCAAGGATTGCGCCGCCAAATTGCGCATCGCCCATCGCCTCTATGATTTCGCCGTCAACCAGCATGGCTTGCCGGCGGGCGATCTGTTGTTCGACCCGCTCACCTTCACCATCTGCACCGGCAACGAGGACGACCGCAAGCTCGGCCTGGAAACCCTGGACGCCATCGAGGCCCTGGCCCGCGAATTGCCGGAATGCGGCATCGTCCTGGGGCTGTCCAACATTTCCTTCGGCCTGAAGCCGGCGGCGCGGCAGGTGCTGAACTCGGTGTTCAACGATTATGCCGTCAAGCGCGGCATGACCGGGGCCATCGTCCATGTCTCCAAGATCCTGCCCCTGCATTCCATCCCGGCGGACGAGGTCAATGCCGCTGAAGACCTTATCTTCGACCGCCGCAGCCCCGGCATCGACCCGTTGCAGGCCTTCATCGCCCTGTTCGGCGACCGCAAGGCGGCGGAAAACAAGAAGGAGCTGCCGGCCAAGATCGAGGATCGCCTGAAGCAGCGCATCGTCGACGGCGACCGCACCGGCCTGGACGACGATCTGGCCGCCGCCATGGCCGAGGGCTGGGCGCCCTTGGCCATCATCAACGACCTGCTGCTCGACGGCATGAAGGTGGTGGGCGAGTTGTTCGGCTCAGGCAAGATGCAACTGCCCTTCGTGCTGCAATCGGCGGAAACCATGAAGGCGGCGGTGGCCTATCTGGAGCCGCACATGGAAAAATCCGACGGTTCGGCCAAGGCGACCATGGTGCTGGCCACCGTCAAGGGCGACGTCCACGACATCGGCAAGAATCTGGTGGACATCATCCTGACCAATAACGGCTACAAGGTGGTCAATATCGGCATCAAGCAGCCGGTGGGCGAGATCATCAAGGCGGCGAAGGAACACAAGGCCGATGCCGTCGGCATGTCCGGCCTGTTGGTCAAATCCACCGTGATCATGAAGGACAACCTGGAAGAAATGCGGGCCCAGGGCCTGGACGTGCCGGTGCTGCTGGGCGGCGCGGCGCTGACCCGCAAATTCGTCGAGGAAGATTGTCTGAACGCCTATGGCGGTTCCGGCGTCGCCTATGCCCGCGATGCCTTCGACGGCCTGGATTTGATGGCCAAGGTGGCCGACGGCTCGTTCGACACTTATGTGCAGGCGCGCAGCAAGGCGCCGAAATCGGGCAATTCCAAGCGTATCGGCCAGCCGGCCGAGGCCAGCACGCTGCGTCCCGTCGATTGGGACGAGGTGACCATGCGCCGGGCCGAGTTGCACCGGGACGTGCCGCCGCCGGTGCCGCCGTTCTGGGGGGCCAAGCTGATCGAGAACGTCCCCTTGCAGAATCTGGCCGGCTTCCTCAACGAGACCATGCTCTATCAGTTCCATTGGGGCTATCGGAAGCAGGGCAAGAGCATCGACGAGTTCAAGGCCTGGGCGAGCAAGGAACTGAAGCCCATCGCCCTCAACATGCTCAAGCGCTGTTCCCAGGAAGGCATCCTGCACGCCCAAGGCGTCTATGGCTATTGGAAGGCCGCCGCCGACGGTGATTCGGTGGTGGTGTTCGACACCGACGGCAGCACCGAGTTGGCCCGCTTCGGCTTCCCCCGTCAGGCCCGCGACGGCGGCTTGTGCATCGCCGATTTCTTCCGTCCCATCAGCGACCCGGTGCGTGACGTCATCGGTTTGCAGGTGGTGACCATGGGGCAAA
This is a stretch of genomic DNA from Magnetospirillum gryphiswaldense MSR-1 v2. It encodes these proteins:
- a CDS encoding PilZ domain-containing protein; amino-acid sequence: MIKKTSNDRRFDDRHPGTGLVIRVEDADIEVLDISIGGMKFPLPAGRRTWKGEVLEFEMVSSHFPDMRKAKGKADIRAITPNWVAVQFVRPSYDLMKMVSRHVATLLWGDRPYGY
- a CDS encoding MlaC/ttg2D family ABC transporter substrate-binding protein; protein product: MLSAVAAATCLHVPSIAFAVEVKARSFIQDLADTAMNTVAVKDLSDAERALRFRNLFVNTFDLPEISKLVLGRYWRPPTTAEQRGEFQKLFEDIQVYTWTRRFKEYSGETLDIFGVEPDASGDSLVVSQIRRHNLAPINVSWRVRKDGETFRVVDIIVEGASMIVTYRSDYSGVLSSQGGKLDSLLAVMRQKADQLKAGS
- a CDS encoding MlaA family lipoprotein encodes the protein MPRSVVARFAAPLFAIALLAGCATPPPADDKEAMMEWDQNNDPLEPMNRAIFDFNQAVDKALLKPIAQGYGAIMPQYGKDRVRDFIRNLRAPVVFFNDVLQGQPDRAMQTLMRFAFNTGFGIAGLIDVAEPGGIPYHDEDFGQTFAVWGIGEGPYLVLPILGPSNPRDGVGIATEWLVDPFNLYMDHIDRSWPVWTRAGISGLEKRERLLAPLDEIERSSLDYYSALRSTYRQNRNAEVKNALNPTGLR
- a CDS encoding ArsR/SmtB family transcription factor; translated protein: MDDILAALRAAAEPTRLRLLRLLGHGDLTVSELTHILGQSQPRVSRHLKLMCESGLLDRFPEGAWVFYRVAAKGAGADLAQRLLSMLPADDAMLGLDQSRLDAIRAARATRAQDYFTENAGRWDQLRSLHVDDSEVERALVAALRGRRVGDLVDLGTGTGRVLEVLAPHVERGIGIDLSREMLAVARANLERADLRHCMVRQGDITQVPLTAASADVVTIHQVLHYAADPAAVVAEAARILRPGGVLLVVDFAPHDQEILRDQHAHRRLGFSDAEVGQWFSIAGLQTRPPVRLPGKPLTVVLWSAEKKTTGDHP
- the metF gene encoding methylenetetrahydrofolate reductase, with protein sequence MNLPIAAASAKPVSVSFEFFPPKTEKMQETLWECVKRLEPLAPSFVSVTYGAGGTTRERTHDTVVRIARESSLKPAAHLTCVGHSQGEVDDIARRYWDEGIRHIVALRGDAPEGSGAYQPTPGGYAYAVDLVKGLKRINDFEISVAAYPEMHPDAPNADFDLDNLKRKVDAGATRAITQYFFDVDVYRRFIDRVRAAGITVPVLPGILPVTNFAQVQKFSAACGASVPAWMAKLFEGLDNDPETRRLVAATVAAEQCRALAADGVTDFHFYTLNRADLAYAISHILGVRPKAQ
- the metH gene encoding methionine synthase codes for the protein MTNILDHLHQRVLLCDGGTGALVQAMNLSVDKDFMGLENCTDILVESRPDVVRNIAMQYFNAGADMVETNTFGASPITLAEFGIADKAFDLNKRAAEIAREAAEEFSDGRARFVLGSVGPGTKLPSLGHIGYDELEAAYVVQCAGQIAGGADAILIETCQDPLQIKAAVNGAKIARTTAGKDTPIFVQVTVETTGTMLVGADIAAAATVVHSLGVPSLGLNCAAGPQEMLEHVKYLVENWPDLISLQPNAGLPELVDGQTRYPLLPEELAVWHERFVGMGVNLLGGCCGTTPAHIGATHQMLQRIGAGYRPNPVKRSVHWVPAVASLYSQVTLRQENAFLAIGERCNANGSKKFRDLQDAEDWDGIVAMAREQVKEGSHTLDVCTAFVGRKEVADMTQVVTRLRGAVTTPLVIDSTELPVLEAALKLYGGKAILNSINFENGEEDAADRLKLAKKFGAAVVALTIDEEGMAKDCAAKLRIAHRLYDFAVNQHGLPAGDLLFDPLTFTICTGNEDDRKLGLETLDAIEALARELPECGIVLGLSNISFGLKPAARQVLNSVFNDYAVKRGMTGAIVHVSKILPLHSIPADEVNAAEDLIFDRRSPGIDPLQAFIALFGDRKAAENKKELPAKIEDRLKQRIVDGDRTGLDDDLAAAMAEGWAPLAIINDLLLDGMKVVGELFGSGKMQLPFVLQSAETMKAAVAYLEPHMEKSDGSAKATMVLATVKGDVHDIGKNLVDIILTNNGYKVVNIGIKQPVGEIIKAAKEHKADAVGMSGLLVKSTVIMKDNLEEMRAQGLDVPVLLGGAALTRKFVEEDCLNAYGGSGVAYARDAFDGLDLMAKVADGSFDTYVQARSKAPKSGNSKRIGQPAEASTLRPVDWDEVTMRRAELHRDVPPPVPPFWGAKLIENVPLQNLAGFLNETMLYQFHWGYRKQGKSIDEFKAWASKELKPIALNMLKRCSQEGILHAQGVYGYWKAAADGDSVVVFDTDGSTELARFGFPRQARDGGLCIADFFRPISDPVRDVIGLQVVTMGQKASDVARQWFEANKYQDYLYLHGLSVEMAEAMAEYVHKRIRAELGFAAQDAADMDKLLKQNYQGSRYSFGYPACPNVEDQKQLLALLGADRVGITLSDEFQLEPEQSTSAIVCVHPQAKYFTV